One segment of Heteronotia binoei isolate CCM8104 ecotype False Entrance Well chromosome 18, APGP_CSIRO_Hbin_v1, whole genome shotgun sequence DNA contains the following:
- the LOC132587372 gene encoding ATP-dependent RNA helicase DDX19B — MATDSWALAVDEQEAAAESLSNLHLKEERPKLESNGAVVKTEYNAEKTEEEGKGAVVKTEDNSEKAEDEGKEDRAAQSLLNKLIRSNLVDNTNQVEVLQRDPTSPLYSVKSFEELRLKPQLLQGVYAMGFNRPSKIQENALPMMLAEPPQNLIAQSQSGTGKTAAFVLAMLSRVEPENRYPQCLCLSPTYELALQTGKVIEQMGKFYPELNLSYAVRGNKLERGQKISEQIVIGTPGTVLDWCSKLKFIDPKKIKVFVLDEADVMIATQGHQDQSIRIQRMLPRDCQMLLFSATFEDSVWKFAEKVVPDPNIIKLKREEETLDTIKQYYVLCNSREEKFQALCNIYGAITIAQAMIFCHTRKTAGWLAGELSREGHQVALLSGEMMVEQRAAVIERFREGKEKVLVTTNVCARGIDVEQVSVVINFDLPVDKDGNPDNETYLHRIGRTGRFGKRGLAINMVDSKHSMNILNRIQEHFNKKIHKLDTDDLDEIEKIAN, encoded by the exons TTGAGTAACCTGCATCTGAAGGAAGAGAGACCCAAACTAGAATCCAATG GTGCTGTTGTTAAGACAGAATATAATgcagagaagacagaagaagaggggaAAG GTGCTGTTGTTAAGACAGAAGATAATTCAGAGAAGGCAGAAGATGAGGGAAAAG aggaCAGAGCAGCCCAGTCACTGTTGAACAAGTTGATCCGTAGCAACCTGGTGGACAACACAAATCAAGTGGAGGTGCTGCAGAGGGATCCCACCTCACCTCTCTACTCTGTGAAGTCTTTTGAGGAGCTGCGGCT GAAGCCACAACTGTTACAGGGTGTCTACGCCATGGGTTTCAACAGACCATCCAAAATCCAGGAGAACGCCTTGCCTATGATGTTGGCAGAGCC CCCTCAGAACCTGATTGCGCAGTCTCAGTCTGGTACCGGCAAGACAGCGGCATTTGTGTTGGCCATGCTTAGCCGAGTAGAACCTGAGAACAGGTACCCACAG TGTCTGTGCCTTTCCCCAACGTACGAGCTGGCGCTCCAGACCGGGAAGGTGATTGAACAGATGGGCAAGTTTTATCCAGAGCTGAATCTCTCCTACGCGGTTCGGGGCAATAAAT TGGAGCGTGGTCAGAAGATTTCCGAGCAGATCGTCATCGGCACCCCAGGCACTGTCCTGGACTGGTGCTCCAAGTTGAAATTCATCGACCCCAAGAAGATCAAAGTCTTCGTCTTGGACGAGGCAGACGTCATGATAGCCACCCAAGGACACCAAGATCAGAGCATCCGTATTCAGAG GATGCTGCCCAGGGACTGCCAAATGCTCCTCTTCTCGGCCACCTTCGAAGACTCCGTGTGGAAATTTGCAGAGAAAGTCGTTCCCGACCCCAACATCATCAAGCTGAAGCGCGAGGAAGAGACGCTGGACACCATCAAGCAGTATTACGTCCTGTGCAACAGCCGCGAGGAGAAGTTCCAGGCCCTATGTAACATCTATGGCGCCATCACGATCGCACAAGCCATGATCTTCTGTCAC ACTCGCAAAACGGCAGGCTGGCTAGCAGGTGAGCTTTCCCGGGAAGGCCACCAAGTGGCCCTCTTGAGCGGCGAGATGATGGTGGAGCAGCGAGCAGCGGTGATCGAGCGTTTCCGAGAAGGCAAAGAGAAAGTCCTGGTGACCACAAATGTCTGTGCCCGAG GGATCGATGTGGAGCAGGTCTCTGTCGTCATCAACTTCGACCTCCCAGTGGACAAAGACGGGAACCCCGACAACGAGACGTACCTTCACCGCATCGGGCGCACGGGGCGCTTTGGCAAGCGGGGCCTGGCCATCAACATGGTGGACAGCAAGCACAGCATGAATATCCTCAACAGAATCCAAGAGCATTTCA ACAAGAAGATCCATAAACTGGACACAGACGACTTGGATGAAATAGAGAAAATAGCTAATTGA